The following nucleotide sequence is from Alkalihalobacillus sp. LMS39.
TTAGAATGCTTAAAAATGGCATATTTAAACGGATTAAAACTTCAAAATGAAGAATATAGTATTAAAAAACTAGAAAATCATATTATTGATAATTTCCAACCTTTATTAACTGAAGAGAGAGTTATTTTTGTTTGTGAGACTAATGAAGGTGTTTTTTGTGGTCATGCCCTATATGAAGTTAATTCCTCCAAGGCTGAACATATTGACACTTATACAGTGAAACAATTTGAAGGTAAAGGACTTGCAAAGTTTCTTTCTTTATATTCAGAGAACGAGTTATTTAATATAGGTGTTAGTGTTGTTAAAGCAACAATAAAAACTGAAGGAAATATTATAAAACTAATAGATTCATTTTCAAAAACTGGATGGAATCCTACTTCATATATTTATAAGAAACAAAAGGGGGGATAATATGGATGTTTTTCAAAAATTATATTATTTAGGAATTAATAAATACAATGATAAAATTATTTTAGATGAAGAATTAGCAGGGAACGCGCGATTCACCGCTTAATTCCTAGTGTGTTAGCTAATACCAAATGTGTTTCAGATGATATTAACGGGTTTACTTTCTCTAGTTATGTAAAATACCGGGAGCAACAACATAAAGAAATAGAAAAAGTAATCGATTTACTAAATGAGAAAAGAATAAATTACCTCTTCCTAAAAGGAATAGTTTTGGAAAATTACTATCCTGAAACAACTTCTAGACAATATCAGGATTATGATTTAATAATAGAAAGTATAAATGAATTTGCAAATATACATACTGAGTTGGAGGATTTAGGTTTTGAACATGATTACATACCTGTTCTAGCTGAAGTAAATGGAAAGGTAGTCGGTTTAATCAAACTATCAAAAAAAATAAACGAAGGCAATTATATAAAATTAGAGATTAACATCGGAGGATTCCCTATAACAGATGTTACTACTTTACCTAGTTCAGAAATATGGGAAGATTCTATGACTATAGTATGGAGGAACAAAGAAATAAAAGTACCTAGCACAGATATAAGCATGTTTATATTATTAATCGAGATGACAGGAAACAAGCAAAAAAGAATTCGCGATTTAGTTTTATCATTTGAAAAAATGTGCCGATATGGATAAGGTAAAAGTTAAAGCAAAAAAGTGGAGAGTTTCTAAGCAATTACAATTATTATCGAAAATGGTAAATGAAGTTGAAAACGGTAATTTTAAAAACACAAAATCAGGGAAAAAAATGATTTCTATTTCAGGTATAAACTTGAAAAAGTAACTATACCGATTTTAATTAAAAATATACAATTCAAAACCTTAGTCTACCATTATATAAATCTTTCGGGACACAAGATACTAAATTATTTAAATAATTATCCTATTTTAGGCTTTTTTAAAAGAATTAAATCATATGAAAGATATCAATCGGGGATATTAACTTCTTTTATTCCTCTAGAGGAGGTAAATATTAAGTCGAATAGCATGGATTTTATTAAAATTAACGGAGCAGTAATTTCTATTAATCCCCTAGGTACATTTTTATTAAGTAGTTATTGCATTGAAACTGAAGAGGACTTAATAAGCCTTGAATCGTACTTGAAATGCGGGGGTTTTGAATATGAAAAGTATAATATTAGATAATGGTATAAAAGTACAATACCTAAATAGACCTGAATTAAGTCTATTCACACTTAATTTATTCTTATTAAAAGGAGCAGTTTATGATCCACCTAATAAAGAAGGGGTAGCTCACTTTGTTGAGCACATTTTAATGAAAGGACCAAAATATTTTAAAAGTAGCATTGAATTCTCGCAGTTTTTAGAAAATAGGGGGATTGAATTCGATGGTCACACTACTCCAGATTACATTTGCTTAAATATTAAATGTCATCAATCTGAAGCGTATAAAGCAACTAAATTAATGATCGATATGTTAACTGAACCATCAATTAGACCTACTGATATTAGTAATGAAAAAAAGTAATTTATAATGAAATAGATTTTTTATCTTCTGATGACGAAATATACACAAAAACTAAATTAAGGTCAAAAATTTGGGAAGATCATCCGTTAGGTACTAATATAATTGGTTATAAAAGTACTATTGATGCCATTAACCAGGAGGATGTAATAAATTATCTTCGATACTTAACAAATGACAGTTTATTTATAACAGTTGCTTTGGTAATTTTGATGTTGATAAATTAATAAGTGAATTTAAAGTACTTGAACAATTTATTAACAGCAATTTAAAAAACCTTCTAAACCCTAGTACCGGAAATGTTAATTTACCTATAAATAATAATAAAAGTAATACAGTTTATTTATTATCAGGTATAGCAATACCTAATTCAAATGTTTACTCTCGATTTCCTTACGATTTGTATAATCTATTATTAGGTGATGGTATAAGTTCTGTTCTTTTTTCAGAAATTCGTGAAAAAAAGGGCTTGTATATGATATATGGTCAAAACCTAGTTTTTATAACTTGGGGATTGAATACCGATTGGGTATGTATCATCCATAGAGCAAAGTAGAGAAATTAATAAATATATATATGAAATACTTAATACATTTAATATTTGAAGAATCATTAGAAATATCTAAAAAAAGATATTTAACAAAATTATCATTTATATTCGGTAATCCAATAAAATGGGCCTATTGGGTAGGAAGAAATTATTCGATAAACCATCAAATTATTAATAAAGAAAAAATTATAAATG
It contains:
- a CDS encoding nucleotidyltransferase family protein, which translates into the protein MLANTKCVSDDINGFTFSSYVKYREQQHKEIEKVIDLLNEKRINYLFLKGIVLENYYPETTSRQYQDYDLIIESINEFANIHTELEDLGFEHDYIPVLAEVNGKVVGLIKLSKKINEGNYIKLEINIGGFPITDVTTLPSSEIWEDSMTIVWRNKEIKVPSTDISMFILLIEMTGNKQKRIRDLVLSFEKMCRYG
- a CDS encoding insulinase family protein, whose protein sequence is MKSIILDNGIKVQYLNRPELSLFTLNLFLLKGAVYDPPNKEGVAHFVEHILMKGPKYFKSSIEFSQFLENRGIEFDGHTTPDYICLNIKCHQSEAYKATKLMIDMLTEPSIRPTDISNEKK